ACTAAAACGAAAACAACTCTATGGATAAAGGCTAACCACAACCTACAAAAAATTTGGGACATCTGCATGTCCTGAAAGTTTGCATTGAAGCCAGCACCATCAAACAGCTGCCTTCGTCGCAAGAAATTTGGCAGTAGAATTTTCCCACTCCGCCAATAATCTGATGTCTCTGAAGGAACACCTTTCTGCAGTACATGAACAGGTGAAATGGTTCAGTTAGATGTAGCTCACATGAAATTAAAGATGAAGATCTGAAATCAGTAATACAGTACTTCACCTTCAACTTCACCCAATCACACCAAAGAATCATTATACCAGATTACTATATAGACAGCAGATGCATGAGTAACTGCAATTTCAGTCCGATGAAATCAGTGTACCAATGGCACATGTCTGCTCGCCCTTCCTTTTTTCCGCCTGAAGTGCTCCTTAGCTTATGTTTGTCATAAAGATCACCTCGGAATGATAGTGCCATGATACATCTAACAACTGTGCCCCGATCAAGCTGGTATACAACAGCAGGATTGCAAGAAATTAAAagaatatacagatcatcttttcgatggcAACATATCACCTCTTGTAAGGCTTGATGTGATATGATTTGTATTCATCGCCAAATTTTGCTGATTCTTCATCAACCCTTTTTTTCAGCCTTCTCCAGGTCCTTAACATGTCCGCTTGTATAAGACCGCGATACAGTGTTTCAAAGGTGATCTTCTGGGGAAGAAAACCTTTCTCTATCATTTCCATGAAGAACTGGCATGCCTCCTTCCATTTTTCCTTGACACAAAAACCATGAATCAGCAAGGTGTATGAATCAAGATCAGGACCCACGGTGCTCTCACACATATCATTCCAAAGTTCCATAACAGTTTCATGTCGGTCCAACTTGATGAACATTCCAAGCAATATATTGTAGCTATGAATATCTGGTGCAGTTGGTGAACAAGGAGCCTTCATCTTGTTGTACAATTCAAGGGCGCCACTAACATCTTTTCTCCCTCGGTACTCTTTGAAGAAGCAATTATAGGTCGCTGGGGAGGGACACACCCCCTCACTAACCATCTCACCGAGCAACTTCTCAGCATCttccagtctcccacacgaagcaAGGCACTTGATCACAGAAGTGTAGGTTGCCACTGTGGGGCAAATGCCTCTATCCTTCATCGAGCGGAACATACACAAACATAGTTCAGCCTTATGTGCACGACTGTAAACATGCAGGATGATTGAGTAGCTCGTTACATCTGGTTCAATTCCCCTGTCACTCATCTCCTTCAAGAGATTCTCAGCTGCGTTAACTGTTCTATCAAACCGGTTATCAGGGTGCAAACTTGCATGCCTACAGATACCATTTAAGAGAATGTTGTATGTAACTATGTTCGGCTCTATCCCATGATCAATCATATCTTTTAGGAATTTCTGGGACATGTCACTTCGGTTTACCTTGCACCAGCCA
The Triticum dicoccoides isolate Atlit2015 ecotype Zavitan chromosome 3A, WEW_v2.0, whole genome shotgun sequence genome window above contains:
- the LOC119269840 gene encoding pentatricopeptide repeat-containing protein At2g13420, mitochondrial-like isoform X1, whose amino-acid sequence is MLRSPTAAANAMAATRRLLCTAIADAFPSPAHLLALPPVTPSPTADELARLLLAHHNPFHPSESPLQLLSGGGVSLSQDLLVQILLRLRGASKLALSLLNAVRLHPSVSSPPNADAYDAVVDALGRAHQFDAAWRLVVEAAADGAATPRTFAVLARRYVAAGLTRQAVRAFDDMEAFLGREPDAQEFTTLLDTLCKYKYPKVAVEIFNKRKYKYEPNEKMYTILIYGWCKVNRSDMSQKFLKDMIDHGIEPNIVTYNILLNGICRHASLHPDNRFDRTVNAAENLLKEMSDRGIEPDVTSYSIILHVYSRAHKAELCLCMFRSMKDRGICPTVATYTSVIKCLASCGRLEDAEKLLGEMVSEGVCPSPATYNCFFKEYRGRKDVSGALELYNKMKAPCSPTAPDIHSYNILLGMFIKLDRHETVMELWNDMCESTVGPDLDSYTLLIHGFCVKEKWKEACQFFMEMIEKGFLPQKITFETLYRGLIQADMLRTWRRLKKRVDEESAKFGDEYKSYHIKPYKR